From the genome of Scytonema hofmannii PCC 7110, one region includes:
- a CDS encoding serine hydrolase domain-containing protein codes for MPKVFSRRQFLNSSREAFISLSAFSLVSFYRNRSVFSADKIIANLEAQVPALMQAELIPGLGLAIIQNGELFWTRGFGVRNRATKKPVTNDTVFAAASLNKPLFAYAVLKLVEQGKLDLDAPLSKYTAKPYIPDPRIKLINIRKVLSHTTGFPIWSGNKPLTIKFPPGTKFSYSGEGYLYLQKVVQDITQQPIEEYLRQQILDPLEMNSSSLVWRTAYQSTASDGHDRKGKPIPMSQPKRGSAAGSLRTTATDYAKFLMAMMGSGKVDSPILTEDSLEEMLRSQIKVNRFLDWGLGWGLERVEGNQFFWHWGDLGTFKSFTIASRELKTAIVILTNSQNGLRICQKIVSQAIGGKHPAFNFWMIDY; via the coding sequence ATGCCCAAGGTTTTCTCCCGAAGACAATTTCTCAACTCTAGCAGAGAGGCTTTCATTAGTCTTTCTGCTTTTAGTCTGGTTAGCTTCTACCGCAACCGTTCTGTTTTCTCCGCAGATAAAATTATTGCTAATTTAGAAGCCCAAGTTCCCGCCCTCATGCAAGCTGAGTTAATTCCTGGTTTGGGGCTGGCAATTATTCAGAATGGAGAGTTGTTTTGGACTCGTGGTTTTGGAGTCAGAAATAGAGCCACCAAAAAACCCGTCACTAACGATACTGTATTTGCTGCTGCTTCCTTAAATAAGCCTTTATTTGCTTATGCCGTGTTGAAATTGGTGGAACAGGGAAAGCTCGATTTAGATGCTCCTCTCTCAAAATATACTGCTAAACCATATATTCCCGATCCCAGAATCAAACTCATTAATATTCGTAAGGTATTATCTCATACAACTGGTTTTCCTATTTGGAGTGGTAATAAGCCTCTGACAATTAAATTTCCTCCCGGTACAAAATTTAGTTATTCCGGGGAGGGGTATCTTTACTTACAAAAAGTCGTACAAGACATCACCCAACAGCCGATAGAGGAGTATTTGCGCCAACAAATTTTAGACCCTTTGGAGATGAACAGTAGTAGCCTTGTGTGGCGAACTGCTTACCAAAGCACTGCAAGTGACGGACACGATCGCAAAGGCAAACCAATACCCATGAGTCAACCAAAACGGGGGAGTGCAGCCGGGAGTTTGCGTACCACTGCGACTGATTATGCGAAATTCCTCATGGCTATGATGGGTTCTGGTAAAGTTGATAGCCCCATACTGACAGAAGATAGCCTAGAAGAGATGTTGCGATCGCAGATTAAAGTCAATCGGTTTTTAGATTGGGGTTTGGGTTGGGGGTTAGAGAGGGTGGAAGGTAACCAATTTTTTTGGCATTGGGGCGATCTTGGTACATTTAAAAGTTTCACTATCGCTTCTCGAGAATTAAAAACAGCAATTGTCATTTTAACCAATAGTCAAAATGGTTTAAGAATCTGCCAAAAAATTGTTTCTCAAGCAATAGGTGGGAAACACCCAGCCTTCAATTTCTGGATGATAGATTATTGA
- a CDS encoding serine hydrolase, with translation MKKLNSAIVLLIILGVSVSIRLTESLTKRSAHSSVPQPFHSQILKPSVEPQVIPVHASTKTSDRKPVKPRLTPEELPDWAIAKSLPFPSRQLGQEDSEVDYNLKTPPHFKYSPKLQKIVNEAVNLATEQDLPRQHISMTLIDAKTGETAGYKQDSLRYPASVIKMFWMVVLYAQLENNIWESEDDFTPYLSKMIKESDNEAASVIVDLITSTRSSPTLNEGKFQAWKYKRQQVNRFFQEAGYKKINILQKTFPIYHINFPEPKGSESQLLGEPIQHWNKITTRHAARLIYEICYAKQAVSAAASYKMCEWLKRDLNPKVGKNDLDSGFNPVWSFFGEGLSNTDAQLYSKAGWTSIARAETAMVYTGEKGTTYILVVFSETSAYADDVQIFPKISRLVYKRMISRSSKK, from the coding sequence ATGAAAAAATTAAATTCTGCAATAGTCTTACTGATAATTTTAGGCGTATCAGTAAGCATCCGATTGACTGAATCTCTGACAAAACGCTCGGCACATTCTTCTGTTCCGCAACCATTCCATTCACAAATCTTAAAACCATCTGTTGAACCTCAAGTCATCCCCGTTCATGCATCTACCAAGACATCCGATCGCAAACCTGTTAAACCGCGTCTCACTCCAGAAGAGTTACCGGATTGGGCTATTGCTAAATCACTGCCTTTTCCCTCCCGTCAACTAGGGCAAGAAGATTCAGAAGTTGATTACAATCTCAAAACTCCTCCCCATTTTAAATATAGCCCAAAGTTACAAAAAATTGTTAACGAAGCTGTGAATCTTGCTACCGAGCAAGATTTGCCCAGACAGCACATATCAATGACTTTGATAGATGCAAAAACTGGCGAAACGGCTGGATACAAACAAGATTCTCTGAGGTATCCCGCTAGTGTTATCAAAATGTTTTGGATGGTTGTTTTGTACGCGCAACTAGAAAATAATATTTGGGAAAGTGAAGATGACTTTACTCCCTACCTCAGCAAAATGATTAAGGAGTCTGATAACGAAGCTGCTAGCGTCATTGTTGACTTAATAACAAGTACCCGTTCTAGCCCAACGTTGAACGAAGGAAAATTTCAAGCATGGAAATACAAACGACAGCAAGTCAATCGATTTTTCCAAGAAGCTGGTTACAAAAAGATTAACATTCTTCAAAAAACCTTTCCCATCTATCATATAAATTTTCCAGAACCAAAAGGGAGTGAATCTCAATTACTGGGTGAACCAATTCAGCATTGGAATAAGATAACCACAAGACATGCAGCTAGATTGATTTACGAAATTTGTTACGCCAAGCAAGCTGTTTCTGCAGCAGCTAGCTATAAAATGTGTGAATGGCTCAAAAGAGATTTAAACCCCAAAGTTGGTAAAAACGATTTAGATTCAGGTTTTAATCCTGTGTGGAGCTTTTTTGGTGAAGGATTATCTAACACTGATGCTCAGCTTTATTCTAAAGCTGGCTGGACATCTATTGCGCGGGCGGAAACAGCAATGGTTTATACAGGTGAAAAAGGCACAACTTACATTTTGGTTGTTTTCTCTGAGACTTCAGCATATGCTGATGATGTCCAAATTTTCCCAAAAATCTCTCGTCTTGTTTATAAACGCATGATTTCCCGTAGTTCAAAAAAATAA
- a CDS encoding type II toxin-antitoxin system HicB family antitoxin, protein MVIQWSQEDQLFLVHLPEFPWQQFHTHGRTYEEAAKNGQEVIEAFVEMLTEENQPLPEPRMLPATPLQVA, encoded by the coding sequence ATGGTCATTCAATGGTCGCAGGAGGATCAACTTTTCTTAGTACATTTGCCTGAGTTTCCCTGGCAGCAGTTTCATACCCATGGTAGAACTTATGAGGAAGCTGCTAAAAATGGTCAGGAAGTCATAGAGGCTTTTGTTGAGATGCTGACTGAAGAGAATCAACCACTACCGGAACCTAGAATGCTTCCAGCAACGCCGTTACAAGTTGCCTAG
- a CDS encoding IS200/IS605 family accessory protein TnpB-related protein, producing the protein MGRVKGHIEVQKTVILRAKSETAYREEIVKHIITTKQLYADTTEFYVLVFLENLELLNLKSDDLYSVVEKLTLITKQRPSPEIPLQINTVQDMRRSCIKTAFGIAKSWDSNYKKWELRRDKHEEKQAKKLAISEAKGQKYTPKKFTDKPPLPPRNYTNIHPTFYRGMYKEFDGSSIILKLWTGNRWVFMKQPINLEGRELPYGYEWGSPTLVLKDRLHLHVPVIKQVKSNGKLAQQALNPDGLTTCNVDLNLDGDIAVATILHSDVTGSVTEIATLFVKGNDTIQHRRKRELGLIAVASSKTNKGFGVKKIGDNSQRFEKIKNRDNYESHRISKRIADFAHQYGATVIVFECLTNLRPDRAKFSRRSNQKRAYWLSSKIRKRTKYKAFQSYGIITAQVSPKDTSRHCALCNGNEEEDSLVSRIEAQFSTDVARLFQIIMNKSLEKVDYSTGAPNYICSDTVEHRGNADLNAARNIGLRFFARYYQKPRLKVEKQGLLATQAARKAFGMVAV; encoded by the coding sequence GTGGGGCGAGTCAAAGGACATATTGAAGTTCAAAAGACAGTGATATTAAGAGCTAAAAGTGAAACTGCTTACAGGGAAGAAATAGTTAAACATATTATTACTACCAAACAATTGTACGCAGATACAACTGAGTTTTATGTTTTGGTATTTCTGGAGAATTTAGAGCTACTCAATTTAAAATCTGATGACTTGTATAGCGTTGTAGAGAAATTAACATTAATTACCAAACAAAGACCCTCCCCGGAAATTCCCTTGCAGATCAACACAGTTCAAGACATGCGTCGTTCTTGCATTAAAACCGCTTTTGGTATAGCAAAGTCTTGGGACTCGAACTATAAAAAATGGGAGTTACGTAGAGATAAGCATGAAGAAAAACAAGCCAAGAAATTAGCCATTTCTGAAGCTAAGGGCCAGAAATACACTCCGAAAAAGTTCACAGATAAACCACCGCTACCACCTCGTAATTATACAAACATTCATCCTACTTTCTATCGTGGGATGTACAAGGAGTTTGACGGTTCATCAATCATATTAAAACTGTGGACAGGCAACAGATGGGTTTTTATGAAGCAGCCTATCAACCTAGAAGGTAGAGAACTTCCTTATGGTTATGAATGGGGAAGTCCCACGCTGGTTTTAAAAGATAGGTTACATCTTCATGTTCCTGTGATTAAACAAGTCAAATCCAACGGGAAACTGGCTCAACAAGCATTGAACCCTGATGGATTAACAACTTGCAACGTAGATCTAAATCTTGATGGTGATATAGCTGTAGCAACAATTCTACACTCCGACGTTACGGGTAGCGTTACCGAGATTGCCACTCTCTTTGTTAAGGGTAATGATACTATCCAACATCGTAGGAAGCGTGAGTTAGGTTTAATTGCAGTAGCTAGTTCCAAGACAAATAAAGGTTTTGGAGTTAAAAAGATTGGTGATAATTCTCAACGCTTTGAGAAAATTAAGAATAGAGATAATTACGAATCTCATCGAATCTCTAAACGTATAGCTGACTTTGCTCATCAGTATGGAGCGACAGTAATTGTATTTGAGTGTTTAACTAATCTTCGACCCGATAGAGCGAAATTTAGCCGTCGTTCTAATCAAAAAAGAGCTTATTGGCTCTCGTCGAAAATTCGGAAACGAACCAAATACAAAGCTTTTCAGTCTTATGGAATTATCACGGCTCAAGTCTCACCAAAAGATACAAGCAGGCATTGTGCATTATGTAATGGCAACGAAGAAGAAGATTCGTTAGTTTCCAGAATAGAAGCTCAATTTAGTACTGATGTCGCCAGACTTTTTCAAATAATCATGAATAAATCATTGGAGAAAGTTGATTACAGTACGGGAGCGCCAAATTATATTTGTTCCGACACCGTTGAACATAGAGGCAATGCCGATCTGAACGCCGCCCGAAATATAGGTCTACGTTTTTTTGCGAGATATTACCAAAAGCCCAGGTTGAAAGTTGAAAAACAGGGTTTACTTGCTACCCAAGCAGCCAGAAAGGCATTTGGCATGGTAGCTGTGTAA
- a CDS encoding IS607 family transposase codes for MRIARDVASNGFMEQVGISVNFKISNTISEFMPYISPKDAAELTGFHPKTLAKWADAGKIDFIKAESGYRRYDVTSLRKMIGEDDRAVIIYGRVSTHSQKDDLQRQLDFLRSRYPKGEMIYEVGSGLNFKRKKLLSILERVINREVKEIVVAYSDRLVRFGFDLVVWLCAQFDCKVIVLNQVVLSPQQELVQDLLAIMHCFSARLYGLRKYEKPIRKTLEVEKLDEDSMKNDV; via the coding sequence GTGAGAATTGCGAGAGACGTAGCTAGTAACGGTTTCATGGAACAAGTCGGAATTAGTGTTAATTTTAAGATATCTAATACTATTTCTGAGTTTATGCCTTATATCAGTCCTAAAGACGCCGCAGAACTAACAGGCTTTCATCCAAAAACTCTAGCTAAGTGGGCAGACGCCGGGAAAATTGACTTTATCAAAGCTGAGAGTGGTTATCGCCGATACGATGTGACCTCCCTCAGAAAGATGATTGGGGAGGACGACCGAGCAGTCATCATATATGGACGAGTCTCAACGCATTCTCAAAAGGATGATTTGCAACGGCAGTTAGATTTTTTACGCTCGCGCTACCCTAAAGGAGAGATGATTTACGAAGTAGGTTCGGGGTTGAACTTTAAGCGGAAAAAGCTTTTATCGATATTAGAAAGAGTGATTAATCGCGAAGTAAAAGAAATAGTAGTAGCTTATTCAGATCGGTTGGTCAGGTTCGGTTTTGACCTTGTAGTTTGGCTTTGTGCTCAATTTGATTGTAAAGTTATTGTGTTGAATCAAGTCGTGCTTTCTCCTCAACAAGAGTTAGTGCAAGATCTGCTAGCAATCATGCATTGTTTTTCTGCAAGGCTTTACGGCTTGCGAAAGTATGAAAAACCGATCAGAAAAACTTTAGAAGTAGAAAAATTAGATGAAGATTCCATGAAGAATGATGTCTAA
- a CDS encoding AAA family ATPase, with protein MWVESITLSNIKCFREEKIFFTHKQATGQRAKPYSWITLLGENGVGKSTLLQALALLLAGPEAAKELLPRPTGWVCDPSIPGKLSAVLHKEEIDAGSFGEDKRRQTFAYSYFVTGGIPVQVGKEKETYTEPALIEEPSKILSWLRTNAFASDSKGWFSVGYGAFRRLTRVSQVLIPSLEPAKRSSNFITQFDEDSALSSFERWMVYLEFRIAKNSSDTRAQQMREVGEKVIEKLLPGDAKIAEVTADGLIQFIVNGQKVSTINLSDGFRSVIALAGDLIWRLLQAFRDLEDPTQASGVVLIDELDIHLHPSWQRQIAGWLRQVFPRLQFIVATHSPLVAAGGGDDALTLRLELVDGEIEVKQVQDISAYDSDYILRSPAFGLESTYSPETQEKINRYHELSKKIDNLMEQERREYEHLRRFMKEAQPIGGPPEPGSLEARTRAFLEANLP; from the coding sequence ATGTGGGTGGAAAGCATTACTCTCTCGAACATTAAGTGCTTTCGAGAAGAAAAAATATTCTTTACTCATAAGCAAGCCACGGGTCAGAGAGCAAAACCTTATTCCTGGATTACTTTACTGGGTGAGAATGGAGTTGGAAAAAGTACATTATTGCAAGCACTTGCACTGCTTTTGGCAGGTCCTGAAGCTGCGAAAGAACTTCTCCCACGTCCTACTGGTTGGGTTTGCGACCCCTCGATCCCTGGGAAATTAAGTGCTGTTTTACACAAAGAAGAAATTGATGCAGGTAGTTTCGGGGAAGATAAAAGGAGGCAGACATTTGCCTATTCTTACTTTGTGACTGGTGGAATACCTGTCCAAGTAGGAAAAGAAAAGGAAACCTACACTGAACCCGCACTCATTGAAGAACCTTCCAAAATCCTAAGTTGGCTGCGAACAAATGCTTTTGCTTCAGACAGTAAAGGGTGGTTTTCTGTCGGTTATGGAGCTTTTCGCCGATTGACAAGAGTTAGCCAAGTCTTGATACCTAGTTTAGAACCAGCAAAACGTTCTAGCAATTTCATCACTCAATTTGATGAAGATAGCGCTTTAAGCTCTTTTGAAAGATGGATGGTTTATTTAGAATTTCGTATTGCTAAAAATTCGAGTGATACTAGAGCGCAACAAATGCGAGAAGTAGGGGAAAAAGTTATCGAAAAGCTACTTCCTGGAGATGCAAAAATTGCTGAAGTTACTGCTGATGGTTTGATTCAATTCATAGTAAATGGTCAAAAAGTTTCAACTATTAATTTATCTGATGGCTTTCGTAGCGTTATAGCTTTAGCAGGAGATTTAATCTGGCGCTTACTTCAAGCTTTTCGGGATTTGGAAGATCCAACCCAGGCGTCTGGTGTAGTCTTAATAGACGAGTTAGATATTCACTTACATCCATCATGGCAAAGACAAATTGCTGGTTGGCTGCGTCAGGTTTTTCCCCGACTCCAATTTATTGTGGCTACTCATAGTCCCTTAGTAGCTGCGGGAGGAGGAGACGATGCCCTAACTTTGCGCTTAGAATTGGTAGACGGTGAAATTGAGGTTAAACAAGTTCAAGATATATCAGCTTACGACTCTGACTATATTCTGAGAAGCCCTGCTTTTGGTTTAGAATCCACTTATTCACCAGAAACTCAAGAAAAAATAAATCGTTATCACGAACTTAGTAAGAAAATAGACAATCTTATGGAGCAAGAACGTAGGGAGTACGAGCACTTAAGACGATTCATGAAAGAAGCACAACCTATTGGTGGTCCTCCCGAACCTGGTAGTTTAGAAGCTCGAACTAGAGCTTTTTTGGAGGCAAATTTGCCTTGA